The Celeribacter baekdonensis genomic interval GACTCCGTTCTTGGGGCCACCCTGCTGGCCCGGCCAGACAGTCAGACTTTGCTGATTGTGGGGGCGGGTACGGTCGCGCGCAGCCTCATCAAGGCCTACAGCGCTGTCATGCCATCGCTCCGGCAGATCGGGATCTGGTCGCGCCGAAGCGCACAGTCAGAAGCCCTCGCACAAGAATTTGCCTCCGAAGATCTCGACGTCTTCGCTGCACCGGATCTGGCAACAGCCGTTGCCAAAGCGGACATCGTTTCGACCGCAACCATGGCGCGCGACCCGATCCTCAAAGCCGATTGGGTGAAAGAGGGAACGCATGTGGACCTGATTGGCGCTTTCAAAGCAGACATGCGTGAGGCTGATGATCGGCTGATCGCTACCGGCTCTCTCTTTGTAGACAGCCGCGCGACGACGATTGATCATATCGGCGAGCTGAAAATCCCAATTGCAAACGGTGTGATCACGGCAGACGCGGTGAAAGGCGATCTCTACGATCTGGTCAAAGCACCCAATTCGGGGCGCCAGAACGAACAGGAGATAACCCTCTTCAAAAATGGGGGCGGGGCTCACCTCGACATGATGATCGCGACGTTCATTGTGGACCAGATATGAGAGCGCGAAATCAGCCCCCCCTCAAAATCGGCAACGCACAGCGCCTTACGCACCGGTGCCGGAGGCGCGGGGCGTCGCATCTTTGGAGATCAATCTCACGCTGACTTCGAACCCGGACGCAGAGCCCGCGCGCGGGGAGGTCAAGACAAGGGGACTACCGATCCGTTCCGCAATTGCTGCCACAATGGCAAGGCCAAGCCCGCTGCCATCCGCCTCAGTGCCCGCACGTTCAAACCGGGCGGTCAGGCGCGCCAGCGTGTCAGGTGGCACCACAGGGCCTTCATTGGACACGCTCAGATGACCATCGGCTGTCAGCACCACCAAAATCGGCGCGCTTTGTGACCCGTGCCGCAGGGCGTTTTCAACCAGATTACGGCACAGGATACCAAACGCATCCGGGTCCAAATCAGACATCACCGGACGCTCTGGCAGGGTCAAAACAATGCGATCCGGGGCGGTGATACGCGCGAGATCCTCAACAATGATCCGCGCCACCATGCGCAGATCCGAGGCCTGATCCAACCGCAACCGCCCCCCTTCCGCGCGCGCCAATTGCATCAGGCGTTCGGACAGCCGGGTGAGCCGTTTCAGCGTCACTTCAATGTCGGTGGCACGGGCGCGGGCCGCTGGGTCAGTCGTCTCCGATTGCAGCCGCTGCGCCTGAGCGATGGCCCCGGCCAAAGGCGTGCGCAGCTCATGCGCGGCATTGGCGGCAAAGCTGCGCTCGGCCTCAAACGCGCCGTTCAAACGGTGCAACAAATCATTGAGCGTAGCCGCGATCGGCGCGACTTCGGCGGGCATATGATCCGCCGGAATCGGCGACAAATCCCGCGCATTGCGTGTCTCAAGCCGCTCGCGAAAATGGCGTAGAGAGGCAAAACTCGCCCGCACCGCCAAAGCAATCGCCAAAAGCGCCACAGGGATCACCACCAAAAGCGGCAGGCCAAGCCCCATCTGAATTTCGCGCGCCACTTGCGCCCGATGATCCAAAGGCTCGGCGATGGTGATGCGAATGCTGCCTTGCAACACATCGTCATTATAGAGCCGATGCGTGGTGGTTTGGCGAAACCCCGGCCCGTCATAGGTGGGAAATATCGCCAGATCTGCGGCATGCGATTGCAAAAGAACGCGGCCTTCACTGTCGCGGACCACATAGGTGAAAAACTCACTATGCTCGCGGACCTCACCGATCCTTTGGGTCGCGCCGGTGTCATCGCGCCCGACAATATCAATGGCGGCCAGTGGCAAAATCCGTTGAGCGGTTTCTTGCAGCGCGCTGTCAAACACCTCGTCCATTTCCTGGCGCAAAATCACCGCCGTCACAGAGGCCGCCGCAATCCACAATAGCGTCAGCAACACCCCAAGCGACAGCCCCAACCGAGCCTGAAGACTGCGCGGCACTCTCATGCCTTGCCCAAACGGTAGCCCATACCACGCTCGGTTTCGATCACCCCCGCGCCCAGCTTTTTGCGCAGGCGGCTGACATGGACTTCGATGGTGTTGCTTTCGATCTCGGACGAGAAGGCATAGAGTTTTTCTTCGAGCTGGGGTTTCGACAAAAGCTGACCGGGACGCGCAAGAAATGCCTCCAACAACGCCCATTCACGGGCGGTTAAAGCCACTTGTTTGCCCTCGCGATGCACGCTGCGCGCGGCCAGATCAATATCAAGCCCGCCGTGGCTGATGATCGGATTTGGATTGCCCGAATAGCGCCGCGCAACCGATCCGATCCGGGCGGAGAGTTCCGCCAAATCGAACGGTTTGACCAGATAATCATCCGCCCCCGCATTCAGCCCCTCAATCCGGTCCGAAATCTGATCCAAGGCGGTCAAGATGATCACCGGGGTCACATCGCCGCGCGCGCGCAGGGTTTTGAGAAATCCGATCCCGCGCCCATCAGGCAGCATCAAATCCAACAGGATCAAATCAAACGCCGCGCCATGGATCGCATCCGTGGCCGCATCAAGACGGTTGGCCCAATCCACCGAATGGCCATCCGCTGCGATCTGGTCGCGCACGGCGGCACCCAAAACAGTGTCATCCTCGATCAACAGGAGTCGCATGGCTTTCCCTTTTTATCTCTTGATGATCTTCTATCACCTTTCTGGCTGACGCAAAGCTGACGCAGAGATGTGTCCCGCGTCAGGTTCTCGTCAGCTTGGGGATGCAATGTCACCCCAAGATGGCCGCAAAACGGAGTTTGGCCCATGAAGACACCCTTGACAATTCTGAGCTTTCTTCTGGCCTTGCCCGCCGGGATGGCTATGGCCGAGGACGATTGTTTCGTACCGATGGCCGATTGGCAGCCGCGCGAAGCGGTGGCGCAACTGGCGCAAGAAAACGGCTGGACGGTGCGCCGGATCAAGATTGACGATGGCTGTTATGAGATCATCGGCAGCGATGCCGAGGGCCACCCGATTGAAGTGACGGTGCACCCCGCAACGCTTCAAGTGCTTGATTTCGAATATGAAGACGAAGGAGATGACGACGATCATCGCCGCGTTGAGCGTGACGAACGTCATGACGACTGACGGCCCGCACTGCGGTTTCCCGCATCCTAATTGCCCATCCTAATTCACCATCCTAGTTCCCCATGCCGTGTGTCCCCTCGGCCGCCTTGGCCCCGTCCTAACCGGCGGGGCCTTTTTTGGATCTGACTGTAGCACCTGACAGCAAGCTGAAGCAAAAATCTGTTCCGCGTCAGGCGACGCTCAGGTTGGCGCTTCAATGTGTCACAAAATGAACAAAGGACCTGTATCCATGAAAAAGACTTTGCCCCTTCTTGTCGCCTCGACCGCCCTCTGCGCCACGCTCGGCTTGCCCGCATGGAGCGGCCCCTCTGCGCCGTTTTATGGCATGCCACTCGGCACCGTGACCGCAGGTGCCAGCACATCAAACACAGCATCGCTCCTTTTTGTCAGTGATGACGACGATGAAGGGCACGGGTGGTTGCGTTGGCTTGAGAATGACGACGACGATGATGATGACTGCGAAGATGATGACGATGATCGTCGCGAAAGAAAATACGGCGAGGATGATGACGACTGCGGCGAGGTCGCCCCAAATCCCGCCCCCGCAGGCACCGTTGCCCCACCGCCGAATGGACTGTTTAGCACCGATACACCCCCTCAGGTTCAAGTGAATTAAATGTCGCCGCGCTGCGGCGGGAAGCCCCGCCCAGCGCGTATAAATTGTGATAAAAAGGAATGTCTCAGATGAAATCTCTTCTCGCAACACTGGCTCTGACAACGGCGCTGACCCTGCCCGGCCTCGCCATGGCGCGCCCCGTGACCCTCACAACTCAGCTCAAAAACTATAGCGGCGATGGGGCCTATCTGGCGGTCTACGTCACTGACCCGCAAGGGGCCTATGCGGGCAGCCTTTGGATGGCGGGCCGCAAGTCGAAATATTACAAACACCTGACAGATTGGTATCGGTACACCGGCGGCGACACAGCGCAGATCAACGGGATTACCGGTGCCAGTGTGGGCGCAGGGCGATCCTTGAAAATCTCGCTGGATCTGGCGGATGCTCTGTTTGACGCGGGCTACACGCTTCATATCGACGCCGCCGTCGAAGACCGCCGCGACAGCCCGAATGAGATTTCTGTGCCTTTGACCTCCGAGGGGGCCGGAACCGCCGTGGCGGGGCGCAGCTACATCGCCAATTTCACCTACGACATGTAAAAGGGACAGAGCCATGATCCGCAAACTCCACCGTTGGCCGGGTCTTTTGGCTCTGGCTCTTGTCACCCTCTTGGCGCTCAGTGGCGCGGCTTTGTCGATCTTTCCAAGCCTTGAATATCTCTCATCGCCGCAAACCCTCAGCGATCAAACCGTGGCGGATCTCGCCACGCGCATCCAAAGCGCCCTCCCCGGCGTCGAGCAAATCAAGCGTGCGCCGTCGGGGCGGATCACCGCCTATTGGTTCGAAAACGGCACCCCCGGCGCAGGCATCATTGATCCGCTCACTGGCCAAGCGGTCGCCTCTGCCGATCCAAACCCGGTGCTGCGTTGGTTGACCAATCTGCACCGCTCGCTGTTTTTGGGTGATGGCGGACGGATTGCCATGGCGGTTGGGGCTTTGGCGATGCTTGTGCTTTCAATCTCTGGCACGCTTTTGGTGGTGCGGCGCGTTGGCGGCTGGCGGCGGTGGTTTGCGCCACTGCGCGGGCCTTGGGCAGGGCGCATTCACGTTGAACTGGCCCGCGTGGCGGTGCTGGGCCTTGTACTATCCTCTCTCACTGCGCTGTGGATGACCGCTTCGACCTTTGACCTTTTGCCGGATGGCGAAGTGATCCCCGCCTTCCCCACTGAAACCAGTGGCGAAACGGGCGTGGCCTTTGCCGCGATGGACAGCCTCGCGACAACCCCCATCACGGCGCTGCGCGAATTGAGCTTTCCCTACCCCGATGATGCCAGTGACGTGTTCACCCTGACGACCAATCAGGGCACAGGGTTTATCGACCAAGGCACTGGCGAACTGCTGGCATGGGCCAATCTGAGCGCCATGCAAAGCCTGTCTGAGACGATTTACGTGCTGCACACCGGTCAAGGTGCTGCGCTGTTGGGGCTGGTGCTTGGGATGATGGCGCTGGCCATTCCCGCAATGGGGATCACCGGAGTTTTGATCTGGCTGGCGGGTCGCCCTGGCCGTCCGCGTTTGCATCACAACGCCCCGGCCAGCCGCGCCGAGACGATCCTTTTGATCGGCAGCGAAGGCGGCAGCACTTGGGGCTTTGCCGCGACGCTGCACAAGGCGTTAACCGAGGCCGGGCAAACCGTCCATGCCACCGCGCTCTCTGCCTTTGATCCAAGCCGCTATGGCAAAGCCAAGCGCATCCTCATTTTGGCCGCCACCTATGGCGATGGCGATGCGCCGAGCACCGCCAAGGGCTTTCTCGATCAACTCGCCACGGCTGAGGTCTTGCCAAACGTGCCGCTGGCGGTGCTTGGCTTGGGCGATCGCAGCTTTCCGGCCTATTGCGCCTATGCGCAAGCGGTCTCAGAGGCGGCAAGGGCCAAGGGCTGGTCCGAACTTTTGGCCTTTCACACCGTCGATCGGCAATCCGCACAAGAATTCGCCCGCTGGGGCCGCGCGCTTGGCACGGCGATGGGGGCCCCGCTTGAACTGGCCCATCAGCCGGTCCAACCCGCGACGCAAACACTGACCTTGATCAGCCGCCGCGATTATGGTGCCGAGGTTCAGGCCCCCACCGCGATCCTGCGTTTCGCCCTGCCCAAAACTTCGCTGATGCAACGGCTGATGCGGCGCGGGTTTGGGCGGTTCCAAGTCGGTGATTTGATCGGCATCCTGCCCAAAGGCTCCACTGTGCCCCGGCTATACTCGCTGGCCTCTGGCACCCATGATGGCTTTATCGAAATCGTGGTTAAAAAGCACCCCGGCGGGGTGTGTTCCGGCCAACTGATCGACCTCGCTTTGGGCGAGACGGTCACCGGGTTTTTGCGCCGTAACACGGTGTTTCACCCGGACAAGAGCAACACGCCGCTGATCTTGATTGGGGCGGGCACGGGCATCGGTCCGCTGGCCGGGATCATCCGCGGCAACACCCGCAAACGCCCGGTGCATCTGTACTTTGGCATGCGCCACCCGGACAGCGATTTCTTATATGGCTCGGATATGCCGGGCTGGCAAAACGCGGGACAGATGACGCATCTCCGCACCGCCGTGTCACGCACCGCACGGCCACAATATGTCCAAGATGCGTTGCGCTCTGAACAAAGCGACGTGATCCGATTGATCCGCGAGGGCGCGCGTGTGATGGTCTGCGGCGGGCGTGACATGGCGCAAGGCGTGTCCGAGGCCTTGACGGATATATTGGCTCCTGTGGGGCTCACCCCGCTCCTGCTCAAGTCAGAGGGACGCTATGTCGAAGATGTCTACTGATCTCACCCGCCACGCGCTCAACGGCCCGACCATGGGCACGCGTTGGTCGGCACAGTTTCACACCGCCCCGGACGTGGACCCCAACGTGATCCAAATCGCACTTCAGGCGGCTGTTGCCGAGGTCGACACACAAATGTCGACATGGTCGGCCGACAGCGATTTGATGCGCGTCAATGCCGCGCCCGTGGGCGAATGGTGCGATGTGCCCGCCATGCTGATGACCGTGATCGCCCTTGGGCTCGACATAGGGCGAACCTCAAACGGGGCATTCGACATTGGCATGGGGGATGCGGTGACGGCATGGGGTTTCGGCCCCGCCGAGGCCGCACCCGACCGGATCAAGGCCGCGATGAACACCAACCGCGTGAGCGCCTCTGACGCGCTTGACTTGGATGTTGCGGCGGGGCGTCTACGCAAAACCGCCCCCATCGCTTTCGACCTCAACGGCATTGCCAAAGGCTATGGCGTGGACCGTTTGGCCGAGACCCTGCGCGGCTTTGGCATCATGAATGCGCTTGTCGGCATCGACGGCGAAATGCGCACGATGGGCCTGCGCCCCGACGGTGCGCCATGGTCCATCGCGGTCGAAACCCCCGACCCGGAAAGCCGCAGCGCCCATTCGGTGTTGGCCTTGCAAGACGCGGCTGTGGCCACCTCTGGCGATTACCGCCATTGGGTCGAAGTCCAGGGCCGCAACCTGTCGCACACCATGGACCCGCACCGGGGGGCACCCCTGATGAGCTCCCCCGCCTCCGTCACCGTTGTGGCCCAAACCTGTGCCGAAGCCGATGCTTGGGCCACCGTATTGATGGTGCTCGGCGCGGAACAGGGCGCGGCACTGGCCCGCACGCTGGGCTTGGACGCGCTATTCTTACTCCGCATGAGCCAAACGGAGTATCGCAGCCTGGGCGTCGGTCGGCTGTTTGCGGAGGAGGGCACCGTGACACAGGCCCCAAGGAGAGCCGAATAATGGAGTTTGCGCGGATCGACCGGTATAAAACCGGACTTTTGGGGCTGGCGATTGCCGGGCTTGTGATTGGGCTGGCCTTGATGTTCGCAGGAGCCAAAGATCTCGCAAACCTCGTCTGGACGCTCGGCGTGTTGCCGGTGTTGATTGCGCTTTTGATCGAGATTCTACGCAGCTTGCGTGCCGGGGAGGTCGGGCTTGATATTGTCGCCGCCCTGTCAATGTCAGCGGCGCTTGGCTTTGGTGAAACCATGGCGGCAGCCGTTGTTGCCGTGATGTATTCCGGTGGCACCTTTCTTGAAAGCATGGCCGAGGGCCGCGCCCGCCGTGAGATGCATGACCTGTTGTCCCGCGTGCCGCGCACAGCAACCCGACATCGCAATAGCGGGTTAGAAGACGTGCCGCTTGAGGACATCCTGCCCGGCGATCTGTTGCTGATCCGCCAAGGCGATGTGGTGCCCGTCGATGGCGTGATTGCCTCCCAGACCGCTTTTGTTGACACCTCTGCGCTCACCGGCGAGTCTCTTCCGGTGCGTTTGGCGCAGGGGGCCGAGACCATGAGCGGGTCGACCAATGCGGGCGCACCGTTTGATTTGACCGCAACCCACCCGGCCAAAAACAGCACCTATGCCGGGATCGTGCGTCTGGTCGAAGAGGCCCAGCGATCAAAAGCGCCGATGGCGCGATTGGCGGATCGTTGGTCTTTGGGGTTTTTGATCGTCACCGTGCTGATCGCCGGCACCGCTTGGGGATTGACCGGTGATCCGATCCGGGCGGTGGCGGTTTTGGTTGTGGCAACCCCCTGCCCGCTGATCCTCGCCGTGCCCGTCGCTCTGACCGCAGGCCTGTCGCGCGCGGCGCATTTTGGTGTGTTGATCAAAGGTGCCGGTCCGCTTGAAACCATGGCGCGCATTCGCACGCTGATCTTGGACAAAACCGGCACGCTCACCGATGGGCGACCGCAAATCACCCGGATCGACTGTCAAAACACGCACAGCGACACCGACGTTCTGCGCTTCGCCGCAGCCCTAGATCAGGCGTCAAAACACCCGGTCGCGCAGGCCGTTGTCGCCGCTGCGAAAGCCAAAGGATTGCCCCTCCCGCTTCCCACAGATGTGGTTGAAATCCCCGGAGAAGGCGTCAGCGGCAGGGTCGAAGACCACGCCGTCGTTGTCGGTGGCACAGATTTGATTGCCCAACATGTCAGGGACGCTGTGCCTCACCCCGCGCAGTCTGCGGGGTCGGTGATTGTGGCTTTGGCGATCGACGGGCAGATGGCCGGACATCTTGTCATGGCCGATCCGCTGCGCGCAGGCACAGAGGCCATGTTGGCCGGGCTGCGCGTGCAAGGCATCCTGCGGATCGTGCTGGCCACGGGCGACCGCGCAGACGTGGCCGAACGGGTGACCGAGGGGCTTGGCCTGGATGCGCTTCGGGCCGGGTTGTCGCCGGACCAAAAGGTGCTTTTGGTGCTAAGCGAACGCAAACATGGCCCGGTGATGATGGTCGGGGACGGGGTGAATGATGCCCCCGCCCTGGCCGCCGCCGATGTCGGTGTGGCCATGGGCGCGCGCGGCGCTGCCGCCTCGGCAGAAGCTGCCGATGTGGTCTTGTTGGTGGACCAGATCGACCGGCTTGGACCGGGGATCGAGATTGCCCGCGCCGCCCGTCGCATTGCTGTTGAAAGCGTGGTGGCCGGGATCGGTCTGTCGGTCTTAGGCATGATCGCGGCGGCCTTTGGATACCTCACGCCCGTGCAAGGCGCCCTGTTGCAAGAGGTGATTGATGTGGCCGTCATCTTGAATGCGCTGCGGGCCTTGCGCATCACGCCCACGGGCCTCAGGGCCGCCGACTAACCCTTTAAAAGGACATCCCTCATGAGCCGTCTCTCCCATTCAGAAACCCATATGGTGCATCGCATCGGCTGGCTGCGCGCCGCTGTGCTGGGCGCGAATGACGGGCTTGTCTCCACTGCCAGCCTCGTGGTCGGCGTCGCCGCCGCAGGCTCGGATCGGCCTGAGATTTTGATCGCCGGGCTGGCCGGGCTGGTCGCGGGCGCAATGTCGATGGCCGCAGGGGAATATGTGTCCGTGAGTTCGCAAACCGACGCGGAACAGGCCGATTTGGCCCGCGAGGCCAAAGAATTGCTGGAGACGCCCGAGGCGGAATTGGACGAATTGACCGGCATCTATATGTCGCGCGGTCTCGATGAACCTTTGGCGCGTCAAGTGGCGATGCAGTTGACGCAAAAGGATGCACTTGGCGCGCATGCCCGTGACGAACTTGGCATCTCTGAAACGGTCACCGCCCATCCGATCCAGGCCGCGCTTGTTTCGGCGGTGACCTTTGCCGTGGGGGCGGTTGTGCCGCTGATCGTGGCGCTGATGGCTCCGACAAGCCAAATCTCAGGGATCGTCGCGTTCACCACCTTGATCGCACTGTCTGTGCTGGGCGCGCTTGGGGCCTCTGCCGGTGGGGCGGGCCTTTTGAAAGGCGCGCTGCGAGTGACGTTTTGGGGGGCTTTGGCCATGGCGGCCACGGCGGGGGTTGGGATGATCTTTGGGGTGAGCGCCGGGTAGGTTGGCGTTGCGATTGCCCCACAGACGCGGCACACTCATCCTATGAGTTCAGATCAAAACCATAAAACAGAGGTTCGCATGCGCCTGCGGTTGCACTTTGGGGACAGGTTGATGCTTGGCCCCGGCAAGGCCGATTTGCTTGCGGGCATTCGTGACTCCGGGTCAATATCCGCCGCCGGGCGCGCGATGTCGATGAGCTACAAACGGGCTTGGTCTCTGGTCGAAGAGATGAATGCGGCCTTTGGCGCGCCTCTGGTGATCTCGTCGCGGGGCGGGGCGCAGGGTGGCGGCGCCCATCTGTCTCCGATGGGAGATGAGATTCTGGCCCAGTATCGTGCGCTTGAGCAGCGCGCCCTTGCGGCGGGATCTGAGCAGATCGAGGCGATTGCAGCGCGGCTACGCGATATATCCGAAGAGAAATAACGCTTGCCCGATCAGCGCGTGCCTGCGATATGTTTTCACAAACATATTGAACGGAGTTGCTTGTGTCCCTGCCCTTTGCCCGCCTCACCACCGCCCTCCTCCTCACCTGCGCCCCCCTCTCCGTCCATGCCGACGAGGTGATCGTCTTTGCCGCCGCCAGCATGACCAATGCGATGGCCGAGATCGAACAGGGGTTTGAAGCCGACACCGGGCACGACCTCATTGTCTCGCTCGCAGGCTCCTCCGCCCTCGCGCGGCAAATTCAACAGGGTGCGCCTGCGGATGTGTTCATTTCCGCCAATTCCGACTGGATGGATGTTTTGGAAAATGGCGGGCTGCTGACAGAGGGCTCCCGCTTTGATCTCTTGACCAATACCCTCGTGCTGATCGCCCATGGCCAAGACGCCACCCCGATGCAAATTTCGGAACTGCCAAAGGCGCTTGGCAAGGATCGACTGGCGATGGCGCTGGTCGATGCGGTTCCGGCGGGGATTTATGGCAAGTCTGCCCTTGAGGCGCTGGGTTTGTGGGATCAACTCTCGCCTTTGGTGGCCCAAGCCGACAATGTCCGCGCCGCGCTCGCGCTTGTGGCGCTTGGGGAAACACCGTTTGGGATCGTCTATGCCACCGATGCGGTCGCCGAAGATGACGTGCGTGTGGTGGCAACTTTTCCGGTCGACACCCACCCGCCGATCATCTACCCCGCCGCCGCAATTGCCGAACATGGCAATGCAGCGACACAGGCGTTTCTTGACTACCTGCACAGCGACCCGGCCCGCGTGGCGTTCGAACGTCAGGGCTTTGTCGTGATGCCCTAGCAACCCCGCGCCGAGCCCAACCCACGCTTCTGCAACACGCCCCGGCGTCACGTCATCGCTTGACAAGCCGGGCCGCCTGCAACCTACCTGTGACACGGGCGTCGGCAGGCGCGTTCTGTCCAAAAGACGTCCGGCGGAGGGGAAACACATGGCGTTCACACTCAAACAACTGCGCTATTTCATCGCCGTGGCCGAGGTCGGCACCGTGTCCGGCGCAGCGCAGGCCTTGGCGATTTCGCAATCGGCGGTAACCGAGGCCATTCGCGAGTTGGAAACCGACCTTGGCGTGTCCCTGTTTGACCGCCATCCGCGCGGTCTCGACATCACCCACAAAGGCCATCAGT includes:
- a CDS encoding ornithine cyclodeaminase family protein, whose translation is MTPRTISYDDVASRFSWCDAVAALRDGHTRPQAQIGDIFLGPADGTLLSRGAYVPGLGYGLKSVTVFDKNAKAGLPTVQGAMLVFEPEHGQLVAIIDSKLVTEIKTAADSVLGATLLARPDSQTLLIVGAGTVARSLIKAYSAVMPSLRQIGIWSRRSAQSEALAQEFASEDLDVFAAPDLATAVAKADIVSTATMARDPILKADWVKEGTHVDLIGAFKADMREADDRLIATGSLFVDSRATTIDHIGELKIPIANGVITADAVKGDLYDLVKAPNSGRQNEQEITLFKNGGGAHLDMMIATFIVDQI
- a CDS encoding ATP-binding protein; translation: MRVPRSLQARLGLSLGVLLTLLWIAAASVTAVILRQEMDEVFDSALQETAQRILPLAAIDIVGRDDTGATQRIGEVREHSEFFTYVVRDSEGRVLLQSHAADLAIFPTYDGPGFRQTTTHRLYNDDVLQGSIRITIAEPLDHRAQVAREIQMGLGLPLLVVIPVALLAIALAVRASFASLRHFRERLETRNARDLSPIPADHMPAEVAPIAATLNDLLHRLNGAFEAERSFAANAAHELRTPLAGAIAQAQRLQSETTDPAARARATDIEVTLKRLTRLSERLMQLARAEGGRLRLDQASDLRMVARIIVEDLARITAPDRIVLTLPERPVMSDLDPDAFGILCRNLVENALRHGSQSAPILVVLTADGHLSVSNEGPVVPPDTLARLTARFERAGTEADGSGLGLAIVAAIAERIGSPLVLTSPRAGSASGFEVSVRLISKDATPRASGTGA
- a CDS encoding response regulator transcription factor; translation: MRLLLIEDDTVLGAAVRDQIAADGHSVDWANRLDAATDAIHGAAFDLILLDLMLPDGRGIGFLKTLRARGDVTPVIILTALDQISDRIEGLNAGADDYLVKPFDLAELSARIGSVARRYSGNPNPIISHGGLDIDLAARSVHREGKQVALTAREWALLEAFLARPGQLLSKPQLEEKLYAFSSEIESNTIEVHVSRLRKKLGAGVIETERGMGYRLGKA
- a CDS encoding PepSY domain-containing protein — translated: MKTPLTILSFLLALPAGMAMAEDDCFVPMADWQPREAVAQLAQENGWTVRRIKIDDGCYEIIGSDAEGHPIEVTVHPATLQVLDFEYEDEGDDDDHRRVERDERHDD
- a CDS encoding DUF2271 domain-containing protein, translated to MKSLLATLALTTALTLPGLAMARPVTLTTQLKNYSGDGAYLAVYVTDPQGAYAGSLWMAGRKSKYYKHLTDWYRYTGGDTAQINGITGASVGAGRSLKISLDLADALFDAGYTLHIDAAVEDRRDSPNEISVPLTSEGAGTAVAGRSYIANFTYDM
- a CDS encoding PepSY domain-containing protein, whose protein sequence is MIRKLHRWPGLLALALVTLLALSGAALSIFPSLEYLSSPQTLSDQTVADLATRIQSALPGVEQIKRAPSGRITAYWFENGTPGAGIIDPLTGQAVASADPNPVLRWLTNLHRSLFLGDGGRIAMAVGALAMLVLSISGTLLVVRRVGGWRRWFAPLRGPWAGRIHVELARVAVLGLVLSSLTALWMTASTFDLLPDGEVIPAFPTETSGETGVAFAAMDSLATTPITALRELSFPYPDDASDVFTLTTNQGTGFIDQGTGELLAWANLSAMQSLSETIYVLHTGQGAALLGLVLGMMALAIPAMGITGVLIWLAGRPGRPRLHHNAPASRAETILLIGSEGGSTWGFAATLHKALTEAGQTVHATALSAFDPSRYGKAKRILILAATYGDGDAPSTAKGFLDQLATAEVLPNVPLAVLGLGDRSFPAYCAYAQAVSEAARAKGWSELLAFHTVDRQSAQEFARWGRALGTAMGAPLELAHQPVQPATQTLTLISRRDYGAEVQAPTAILRFALPKTSLMQRLMRRGFGRFQVGDLIGILPKGSTVPRLYSLASGTHDGFIEIVVKKHPGGVCSGQLIDLALGETVTGFLRRNTVFHPDKSNTPLILIGAGTGIGPLAGIIRGNTRKRPVHLYFGMRHPDSDFLYGSDMPGWQNAGQMTHLRTAVSRTARPQYVQDALRSEQSDVIRLIREGARVMVCGGRDMAQGVSEALTDILAPVGLTPLLLKSEGRYVEDVY
- a CDS encoding FAD:protein FMN transferase; the encoded protein is MSKMSTDLTRHALNGPTMGTRWSAQFHTAPDVDPNVIQIALQAAVAEVDTQMSTWSADSDLMRVNAAPVGEWCDVPAMLMTVIALGLDIGRTSNGAFDIGMGDAVTAWGFGPAEAAPDRIKAAMNTNRVSASDALDLDVAAGRLRKTAPIAFDLNGIAKGYGVDRLAETLRGFGIMNALVGIDGEMRTMGLRPDGAPWSIAVETPDPESRSAHSVLALQDAAVATSGDYRHWVEVQGRNLSHTMDPHRGAPLMSSPASVTVVAQTCAEADAWATVLMVLGAEQGAALARTLGLDALFLLRMSQTEYRSLGVGRLFAEEGTVTQAPRRAE
- a CDS encoding heavy metal translocating P-type ATPase — encoded protein: MEFARIDRYKTGLLGLAIAGLVIGLALMFAGAKDLANLVWTLGVLPVLIALLIEILRSLRAGEVGLDIVAALSMSAALGFGETMAAAVVAVMYSGGTFLESMAEGRARREMHDLLSRVPRTATRHRNSGLEDVPLEDILPGDLLLIRQGDVVPVDGVIASQTAFVDTSALTGESLPVRLAQGAETMSGSTNAGAPFDLTATHPAKNSTYAGIVRLVEEAQRSKAPMARLADRWSLGFLIVTVLIAGTAWGLTGDPIRAVAVLVVATPCPLILAVPVALTAGLSRAAHFGVLIKGAGPLETMARIRTLILDKTGTLTDGRPQITRIDCQNTHSDTDVLRFAAALDQASKHPVAQAVVAAAKAKGLPLPLPTDVVEIPGEGVSGRVEDHAVVVGGTDLIAQHVRDAVPHPAQSAGSVIVALAIDGQMAGHLVMADPLRAGTEAMLAGLRVQGILRIVLATGDRADVAERVTEGLGLDALRAGLSPDQKVLLVLSERKHGPVMMVGDGVNDAPALAAADVGVAMGARGAAASAEAADVVLLVDQIDRLGPGIEIARAARRIAVESVVAGIGLSVLGMIAAAFGYLTPVQGALLQEVIDVAVILNALRALRITPTGLRAAD
- a CDS encoding VIT1/CCC1 transporter family protein codes for the protein MSRLSHSETHMVHRIGWLRAAVLGANDGLVSTASLVVGVAAAGSDRPEILIAGLAGLVAGAMSMAAGEYVSVSSQTDAEQADLAREAKELLETPEAELDELTGIYMSRGLDEPLARQVAMQLTQKDALGAHARDELGISETVTAHPIQAALVSAVTFAVGAVVPLIVALMAPTSQISGIVAFTTLIALSVLGALGASAGGAGLLKGALRVTFWGALAMAATAGVGMIFGVSAG
- a CDS encoding winged helix-turn-helix domain-containing protein, whose protein sequence is MRLRLHFGDRLMLGPGKADLLAGIRDSGSISAAGRAMSMSYKRAWSLVEEMNAAFGAPLVISSRGGAQGGGAHLSPMGDEILAQYRALEQRALAAGSEQIEAIAARLRDISEEK
- the modA gene encoding molybdate ABC transporter substrate-binding protein; this translates as MPFARLTTALLLTCAPLSVHADEVIVFAAASMTNAMAEIEQGFEADTGHDLIVSLAGSSALARQIQQGAPADVFISANSDWMDVLENGGLLTEGSRFDLLTNTLVLIAHGQDATPMQISELPKALGKDRLAMALVDAVPAGIYGKSALEALGLWDQLSPLVAQADNVRAALALVALGETPFGIVYATDAVAEDDVRVVATFPVDTHPPIIYPAAAIAEHGNAATQAFLDYLHSDPARVAFERQGFVVMP